One Syntrophorhabdaceae bacterium DNA window includes the following coding sequences:
- a CDS encoding TerC family protein: protein MDLGILGQIHFTLEYLLAFLSIIVINLILSGDNAVVIAMAVRTLPHKQRMKGIFFGAAAAVVLRIVLTFFVMKLLNISFLKFVGGSVILWIAVKLFIEGAGGEEVKQEAKSIVQAVWVILVADITMSIDNILAVAGAAKGNLFLLIVGLTISIFFVVFASNILAMLMDKYPVIVYFGAAILGKVGGEMIIGDAYVVSLIHPSQWLVYGVEAFFAAMVIVVGKLWLRWKLAKEERKEKLVSHN, encoded by the coding sequence GTGGACTTAGGCATACTGGGACAAATTCATTTTACCTTAGAGTATCTCCTCGCCTTCTTAAGCATCATTGTGATCAATCTTATCCTTTCCGGTGACAACGCCGTTGTTATTGCCATGGCTGTGAGGACGCTGCCTCATAAGCAGCGCATGAAAGGTATATTCTTTGGAGCCGCCGCCGCGGTCGTGCTGAGGATCGTGCTCACCTTCTTCGTGATGAAGCTCTTGAATATCAGTTTCCTCAAATTTGTCGGCGGGTCTGTGATCCTCTGGATCGCGGTCAAGCTGTTTATCGAAGGGGCAGGAGGGGAAGAAGTAAAACAGGAAGCCAAATCAATCGTGCAGGCGGTATGGGTCATTCTTGTAGCCGACATTACCATGTCCATAGACAATATCCTCGCAGTGGCGGGGGCGGCTAAGGGTAACCTGTTTCTCCTTATTGTGGGGCTTACTATCAGCATCTTCTTTGTCGTTTTTGCGAGTAACATTCTTGCCATGCTCATGGACAAATACCCCGTTATTGTCTATTTCGGCGCCGCCATTCTCGGAAAAGTCGGCGGGGAAATGATAATCGGTGACGCCTACGTGGTGAGCCTGATCCATCCTTCGCAGTGGCTCGTCTATGGCGTTGAAGCGTTTTTCGCCGCCATGGTTATTGTGGTAGGCAAATTATGGTTGCGATGGAAGCTTGCCAAAGAGGAACGGAAAGAAAAGCTCGTTTCTCATAACTAA
- a CDS encoding cytidylate kinase-like family protein has translation MAILTISRQMGSEGLQIGKTVAEQIGYDFFDKEKILDQLKQDGPLWEETGRELDERNPSLWEKYEWQYRGLIALEQSHILDCALRDRVVIIGRGGNFLLEGIPYALRTLVVAPMEVRLKRVTEEKTCADFICIDPKLAHSILEKADRESDELMHSEFGKRWDDPSGYDVIFNLETLSVEEVAATLKAMLARRDAFKNTQAESELKKRAVAAKINAAILTNPAVSIPTLEVMNVDEGILLRGLVHNAKEHKLIEDQAKKLAGNVPVKCELHYR, from the coding sequence ATGGCAATTCTGACAATATCCCGTCAAATGGGAAGCGAAGGTTTGCAAATTGGGAAAACCGTGGCCGAGCAAATAGGGTACGATTTCTTCGATAAAGAAAAGATTCTTGACCAGTTGAAACAGGACGGCCCGCTGTGGGAGGAAACAGGAAGAGAACTTGATGAACGCAACCCCTCGCTCTGGGAAAAATATGAATGGCAATACAGAGGTCTCATCGCCCTTGAACAAAGCCACATACTCGATTGTGCGCTTAGGGACAGGGTCGTTATCATAGGCAGGGGAGGGAATTTCCTTCTCGAAGGCATCCCTTATGCGTTAAGAACACTCGTCGTCGCACCGATGGAGGTGAGACTCAAGAGGGTCACTGAGGAGAAGACATGCGCTGATTTCATCTGTATAGACCCGAAACTGGCGCATAGTATACTTGAAAAGGCGGACAGGGAAAGCGACGAACTGATGCACTCCGAGTTCGGCAAGCGCTGGGATGACCCGAGCGGCTATGACGTGATATTCAATTTAGAAACGCTGAGTGTGGAAGAGGTAGCCGCGACGCTCAAGGCCATGCTCGCAAGAAGGGATGCGTTCAAGAATACACAGGCCGAGAGCGAGCTAAAGAAGCGTGCCGTTGCCGCGAAGATAAATGCAGCGATTCTTACGAATCCTGCCGTCTCAATTCCGACCCTCGAGGTAATGAATGTCGATGAGGGGATACTCTTGCGCGGCCTTGTCCATAACGCAAAAGAGCATAAGCTCATCGAAGATCAGGCCAAGAAACTTGCCGGGAATGTTCCTGTCAAGTGCGAGTTGCACTACCGGTAA
- a CDS encoding APC family permease, with product MEPAAPENEQRILERLKRKIIGAPRDVNEPSIFHKLSLIPILAWIGLGADGLSSSSYGPEEAFRALGRHTYLALFLGLATAFTVIIISYAYSRIIEHFPHGGGGYIVATHTISENAGVISGCALLVDYMLTITVSLVSCGDALFSFLPLSYQQYKIFFVVFLIFLLVVLNLRGVKESVTMLAPIFMVFVLTHAILIGHGIITHTDQVRPLVSELKGSFRYDLSAIGFIGVLSLFLRAFSLGGGTYTGLEAVSNGMQIMREPKVHTGKRTMLYMATSLAITAGGLLFCYFLFRIQPIEGRTLNAVLADSIFGRWPLGYYLALITILSEGALLVVGAQAGFIDGPRVMSNMAIDSWFPRRFAALSERLSMQNGVLLMGTAAICLLVYTRGSVSALVVMYSINVFLTFSLSQFGMVRFYLKNRQLDLKWKQHIVIHIIGLGLCVTILMVTVYEKFTEGGWVTLFITSLVVGLCYLIRSHYRKVRSSVRQLEETLSDIPATAPFNNEPVDPKEMTAVLLVGGFNGFGLHTLLSIVKNFPNVYKNFIFVSVAEVDSGSFKGIAEMEALRESAKKGLMKYVKITRSHGFPADYRTNIATDVVDSVTELVEATVNEFPRSTVFTGKLVFKHETPFQKVLHNETAYAIQRRLQWDGIATVILPIRVNM from the coding sequence ATGGAACCGGCCGCTCCGGAAAACGAACAGAGAATACTCGAAAGGCTAAAGAGAAAGATTATCGGTGCGCCCCGTGACGTCAACGAACCTTCCATATTTCACAAATTGTCCCTCATTCCTATTCTGGCATGGATAGGGCTTGGGGCCGATGGACTTTCCTCATCTTCCTATGGCCCCGAGGAAGCGTTCAGGGCCCTGGGGAGGCATACCTATCTCGCCCTCTTTCTGGGACTCGCCACGGCGTTCACTGTTATTATCATATCCTATGCCTACTCCCGGATCATCGAACATTTCCCTCACGGGGGTGGCGGCTACATCGTTGCGACCCACACGATAAGCGAAAATGCCGGCGTCATATCGGGATGTGCCTTGCTCGTCGACTATATGCTGACAATCACGGTGTCGCTCGTCTCCTGCGGTGACGCACTCTTCAGTTTTCTACCCCTCTCGTACCAGCAGTATAAAATATTCTTCGTCGTCTTCCTCATCTTTCTCCTCGTGGTGCTCAATCTCCGAGGGGTCAAGGAATCGGTTACAATGCTTGCCCCCATCTTCATGGTATTCGTGCTGACACACGCTATCTTGATCGGACATGGCATAATCACCCACACGGACCAGGTCAGGCCGCTTGTCAGCGAGCTCAAAGGCTCATTTCGCTATGACCTCTCGGCCATAGGGTTCATCGGGGTGCTATCGTTGTTTCTGCGCGCCTTTTCTCTCGGCGGCGGCACATACACAGGTCTTGAGGCCGTATCCAACGGCATGCAGATCATGCGCGAGCCCAAAGTCCATACGGGGAAACGCACGATGCTGTATATGGCAACCTCCCTTGCCATCACGGCCGGCGGCCTCTTGTTCTGTTATTTCCTCTTCAGAATACAACCGATCGAAGGCAGAACTCTCAATGCCGTTCTCGCCGATAGTATCTTTGGAAGGTGGCCTCTGGGGTATTATCTCGCTCTGATTACGATTCTCTCGGAAGGCGCCCTCCTCGTTGTTGGCGCCCAGGCCGGTTTTATTGACGGTCCTCGGGTCATGTCAAATATGGCGATTGATTCATGGTTTCCGAGACGGTTTGCCGCGCTCTCGGAGAGGCTTTCCATGCAGAACGGGGTACTCCTCATGGGTACGGCTGCAATCTGCCTGCTTGTCTATACACGAGGGTCGGTATCTGCCCTTGTGGTTATGTATTCGATCAACGTTTTTCTCACCTTCTCCCTTTCACAATTCGGCATGGTTCGCTTTTATCTCAAAAACAGGCAACTGGACCTGAAATGGAAACAGCACATCGTAATCCATATCATAGGTCTCGGTCTCTGCGTCACAATTCTCATGGTAACGGTCTATGAGAAGTTTACCGAAGGAGGCTGGGTCACCCTTTTTATCACTTCTCTGGTGGTAGGCCTGTGCTATCTCATTCGAAGCCACTATCGAAAGGTCAGAAGCAGCGTGCGTCAACTCGAAGAGACGCTCTCCGACATACCGGCAACGGCCCCCTTCAACAATGAGCCTGTGGACCCGAAAGAAATGACGGCGGTTCTTCTCGTGGGCGGCTTTAACGGCTTCGGACTTCATACACTTCTTTCGATCGTTAAGAATTTTCCAAACGTGTATAAGAACTTTATCTTTGTTTCCGTGGCAGAGGTAGATTCAGGATCATTTAAGGGGATTGCCGAGATGGAGGCCCTCAGGGAATCGGCAAAGAAAGGGCTAATGAAATACGTGAAAATAACCCGTTCCCACGGCTTTCCTGCTGACTACCGGACAAACATCGCGACTGACGTTGTCGACAGTGTAACAGAACTCGTGGAAGCCACGGTCAATGAGTTTCCCCGTTCCACCGTGTTCACCGGAAAACTCGTATTCAAGCATGAGACCCCGTTCCAAAAGGTCCTGCACAACGAGACCGCTTACGCCATTCAGCGGCGGCTCCAATGGGACGGCATTGCAACAGTAATTTTGCCCATCAGGGTCAACATGTAG
- a CDS encoding helix-turn-helix domain-containing protein, whose protein sequence is MEKLCIVKRRTKTTEPGQDSTTTIVTQERETVVEETDVQELDKTPSSSPSNGFNVHDGDHLIFKEVAGDEEQIFSIQLTPEQSQVVQSMNCIKDLLSGKHHGVKMSMQQTVDGKTAFNFHFKPVYTTRMLDAHDVAIMLQISKSMLYRLVREKELKSYKVGHLRRFLLEDVVGYLSGSIRI, encoded by the coding sequence ATGGAAAAACTCTGCATTGTAAAAAGGAGAACCAAAACCACAGAACCGGGGCAGGATTCCACAACAACGATAGTCACCCAGGAAAGGGAGACGGTTGTGGAGGAAACGGATGTCCAGGAACTGGACAAAACCCCAAGTTCCAGTCCATCGAACGGCTTTAACGTTCATGATGGCGACCACCTGATATTCAAAGAGGTTGCCGGCGATGAGGAGCAGATATTTTCCATCCAGTTGACGCCGGAGCAGTCGCAGGTTGTCCAGTCCATGAATTGCATTAAAGACCTCCTCTCAGGAAAACATCACGGCGTGAAGATGTCCATGCAACAGACGGTTGACGGAAAGACTGCCTTCAATTTTCACTTCAAACCTGTGTACACCACCCGAATGCTGGATGCACACGATGTGGCTATTATGCTTCAAATAAGCAAGAGCATGCTTTACCGACTCGTCAGAGAAAAAGAGCTGAAGAGCTACAAAGTGGGTCATCTGAGACGCTTTTTGCTTGAAGATGTTGTGGGATATTTGAGTGGTAGTATTCGAATCTGA
- a CDS encoding AAA family ATPase, which yields MYTDYWGLKKAPFDNVPDPSMYVEAHASVENTIAETLFAIEEGNECLTVIVGDVGLGKTLSLRMILDSLDHEKYKIAFVTNPDMSFVQLLREIIGQLTGKECEVKGKIELLEVFNKLLFSTADEGKKVLIFIDEANAISPTNLESLRLLTNMQDDDRNLFTIVLAGQLEFAKRLEHPKRANLYQRIGTYNRIEKMESEELVKKYVETRLKLAGASKNFFTDDAVHWLWEFSEHGVPRLINKIAKLCLKAGETNNFHTINGEIVQQIGDRFDKMTGPAVQRRRMKESPVPQVAKKEAAEETFVPEKPIKTPEHAQEKAPAFMAPPPPPPPPPPPPPPPPPQAAPAVSTAPEMSVARPQTEPVELESQAMAEEPVIEVPKQDLKEEIFLKLEEEVEESSAEPILEKAAAAPPPPPPPPPPPQISADSIPQQKIEERLETRVPAPEVPKEVPVVEKLEDKIVEKAAPPPPPPPPAPPEAKETEPMEAATKDVVRPTEKEAPEAGEDPDTIIIAGCKIKIDIAPHIIEQTHSVSIEQRRKVAGVLAAQTLEKNPQLTASPTVDPVSVWSDILNLIMKRLE from the coding sequence ATGTATACTGATTATTGGGGACTCAAGAAGGCGCCGTTCGACAACGTGCCGGACCCTTCGATGTATGTTGAAGCGCATGCATCCGTTGAGAATACCATAGCGGAAACTCTGTTTGCCATTGAGGAAGGGAATGAATGTCTCACCGTCATAGTGGGCGATGTTGGCTTGGGAAAAACACTGTCTCTACGGATGATCCTTGATTCGCTGGATCATGAGAAATATAAGATCGCTTTCGTCACAAATCCGGATATGTCATTCGTGCAGCTCTTGCGGGAGATCATTGGCCAACTTACCGGCAAAGAGTGCGAGGTAAAGGGAAAGATCGAGTTACTCGAAGTCTTCAACAAGCTTCTTTTTTCCACGGCCGACGAAGGAAAAAAGGTGCTCATATTCATTGATGAGGCAAACGCGATCTCCCCCACAAATCTGGAGAGCTTAAGACTTCTCACGAACATGCAGGATGATGACAGGAATCTTTTCACGATAGTTTTAGCCGGACAGCTGGAATTTGCCAAGAGGCTCGAGCATCCCAAGCGGGCAAATCTTTATCAACGCATCGGTACATACAACCGAATCGAAAAGATGGAAAGCGAAGAACTGGTCAAGAAATACGTCGAGACGAGACTTAAACTGGCGGGAGCTTCGAAAAACTTTTTTACCGACGACGCCGTGCACTGGCTCTGGGAGTTTTCGGAACACGGTGTGCCTCGGCTCATCAACAAGATAGCGAAACTATGCCTCAAAGCCGGCGAAACGAATAATTTTCACACAATTAATGGAGAGATTGTACAACAGATCGGAGACCGGTTCGACAAAATGACAGGTCCCGCTGTGCAAAGAAGACGGATGAAAGAATCGCCGGTCCCTCAGGTCGCCAAGAAGGAAGCGGCTGAAGAGACCTTTGTGCCGGAGAAGCCCATAAAGACTCCTGAACACGCACAAGAGAAAGCGCCCGCTTTTATGGCCCCGCCGCCTCCACCGCCCCCTCCTCCCCCTCCTCCCCCTCCACCGCCCCCTCAGGCTGCCCCTGCGGTCAGCACTGCGCCGGAGATGAGCGTAGCGCGCCCACAGACGGAACCCGTTGAACTGGAATCTCAAGCGATGGCAGAAGAGCCGGTGATTGAAGTACCGAAACAGGATTTGAAGGAAGAAATCTTCCTTAAGCTCGAAGAAGAAGTCGAAGAATCATCGGCCGAGCCGATCCTGGAAAAGGCTGCGGCCGCTCCGCCGCCTCCTCCTCCGCCGCCTCCGCCACCACAGATATCGGCAGATTCTATTCCTCAACAGAAGATTGAGGAGCGCCTGGAAACAAGGGTGCCTGCGCCTGAAGTGCCAAAAGAAGTGCCTGTTGTCGAAAAATTGGAAGATAAGATTGTCGAAAAGGCAGCGCCTCCGCCGCCTCCTCCTCCACCTGCACCACCAGAAGCAAAAGAAACGGAACCAATGGAAGCGGCGACAAAGGATGTGGTTCGCCCGACCGAAAAAGAGGCGCCTGAAGCGGGGGAAGACCCGGACACGATAATCATAGCCGGTTGCAAGATTAAGATCGATATAGCGCCGCATATTATTGAGCAGACGCACTCGGTGAGCATTGAACAACGCCGGAAGGTTGCCGGTGTGCTCGCGGCCCAGACCCTTGAAAAGAACCCGCAATTAACGGCTTCACCCACGGTGGATCCGGTGTCCGTGTGGAGCGACATTTTGAACTTGATTATGAAGAGGCTTGAGTAG
- a CDS encoding tetratricopeptide repeat protein, whose amino-acid sequence MAVRKTAQQWFLEGYHCHLLEQSFDKAIKAYKTCIQLDPKYTDAYVNLGLIYIKREEYEKALKFFAKVVQLEPENIEAYNNLGYAYEKMERFGSAKQMYELALKLNPKHMESYINLAHIAELQGDYNGAIALWEKAISIEPNASQPHFYLAAVYDRHDMFDEAIEQYMEVLKIDPRHLKALNNLGRLQMQQGEHRKAFDCYSQIIQLSEDNTDAWNSLGTIYEELGSIKQAVFAYGKSLAIDNYQEEIHFNVARLQYLEDKSKLNQDSIGEIKQRLQFVLSVNPNHWGAKQLLEELR is encoded by the coding sequence ATGGCGGTAAGAAAGACTGCCCAGCAATGGTTCTTGGAAGGATATCACTGCCATTTACTGGAGCAGTCATTTGATAAAGCTATCAAGGCATACAAGACGTGCATACAGCTTGACCCCAAATATACTGACGCCTACGTCAATCTCGGCCTCATATACATCAAGAGGGAAGAGTATGAGAAGGCGCTCAAGTTCTTTGCCAAGGTCGTTCAACTGGAACCAGAAAATATCGAAGCATACAACAATCTCGGCTACGCATACGAAAAAATGGAACGCTTTGGCAGCGCAAAACAGATGTATGAGCTGGCATTAAAACTTAACCCCAAACACATGGAGTCTTACATCAACCTCGCCCACATAGCCGAGCTTCAGGGGGACTATAACGGCGCCATAGCGCTCTGGGAGAAAGCGATCAGTATCGAGCCCAATGCGTCACAGCCACATTTTTACCTCGCCGCAGTCTACGACCGACACGATATGTTCGATGAAGCCATCGAACAATATATGGAGGTCTTAAAGATCGATCCTCGCCATCTCAAAGCTCTAAATAATCTGGGACGTCTTCAGATGCAGCAGGGGGAACACAGGAAAGCCTTTGACTGCTACTCTCAGATCATACAACTTAGCGAGGACAACACCGATGCATGGAATAGCCTGGGCACCATCTATGAGGAGCTAGGGAGTATCAAGCAAGCGGTTTTTGCCTATGGCAAATCTCTAGCCATCGACAATTACCAGGAAGAAATCCATTTTAATGTAGCCAGACTCCAATATCTCGAGGATAAATCGAAACTCAACCAGGACAGCATCGGTGAAATCAAACAAAGGCTTCAGTTTGTGCTATCCGTCAATCCCAATCACTGGGGCGCCAAGCAACTGTTGGAAGAATTGAGATAA
- a CDS encoding DUF3488 and transglutaminase-like domain-containing protein gives MSVAMIIPRQFRIESLIKGLTACIGMLSFAALTGYIHLEYSLIFLLLFAVAIYREFKGISVSRRLLTIFSIAVVLFFLFTLNKDDFVTEMLEALLMLLGIKFLELEQVRDYMQIYAISLFLLSGIGLFTLGVIFVVYLLLFVFLLSIAFVFLTYYAQDPNLELTRETARKMVLKCLYIPILAIPLSALMFVILPRAQYPLLDFLNRPGDAKTGFTDRVRLGEISSIQEDASVIFRAHMEKIDEALLYWRGITLDYFDGTSWNTSEKTALTAVTEYPSHPRMSGRILKQTIYLEPYQNVYLFGLDKPLFMSQRRAKRRKDLTYVSPATMERRIRYEVTSAISDTIAEEKIDVKTYLQLPARLSPKIVELVRSLTSTKSQEESVSAIFRYLKSGQYGYSLESLPVSKNPLESFLFETKRGNCEYFASAMAVMLRIAKIPSRLIGGYHGGYYNDMGDYYIVPQKTAHVWVEAFIAGRGWVRLDPTPASTDVYTFPGKNTFLHLQIFFDTINYYWYGIVINYNLEKQLSIAHTFMTGFRKPSFNLSLSRRRILAIVLVLALTTSIIFLARRFLLNKMTPENRVIGQFLRRMEKHGYNRRDCQGLEEFVASVADSEVRTYACRFVTEFEKTYYHDKKFDRGKINALKEIIRQIPSRV, from the coding sequence ATGTCAGTAGCGATGATCATCCCACGTCAGTTCAGAATAGAGTCTCTCATAAAGGGATTGACCGCGTGCATCGGCATGCTTTCTTTTGCCGCGCTCACGGGTTATATCCATCTTGAATACTCCCTTATCTTCCTGCTTCTTTTTGCAGTCGCGATCTACAGGGAATTCAAAGGCATTTCCGTGTCACGCCGTCTACTCACGATCTTTTCCATAGCGGTGGTGCTCTTTTTTCTTTTCACGCTTAACAAGGACGACTTTGTGACCGAGATGCTTGAGGCCCTTCTCATGCTTCTCGGCATCAAGTTTCTTGAGCTTGAACAGGTGAGAGACTACATGCAAATATACGCCATATCGCTCTTCCTCCTTTCCGGCATAGGGCTTTTCACGCTCGGTGTGATCTTTGTTGTCTATCTACTGCTCTTCGTCTTTCTTCTGTCCATAGCCTTCGTGTTTCTCACGTACTACGCCCAGGACCCCAACCTCGAGCTCACTCGCGAGACCGCCAGAAAAATGGTCCTGAAATGCCTCTACATACCCATCCTCGCCATTCCTCTCTCTGCGCTGATGTTCGTAATACTTCCAAGAGCGCAATATCCCCTTCTCGACTTTCTCAATAGACCGGGTGATGCTAAAACCGGTTTCACTGACAGGGTGAGGCTTGGCGAAATATCGAGCATTCAGGAGGACGCAAGCGTCATCTTCAGGGCGCATATGGAAAAGATTGATGAAGCTCTACTCTATTGGAGAGGAATCACCCTTGACTATTTTGACGGGACTTCCTGGAACACTTCAGAAAAAACGGCATTAACGGCCGTGACCGAGTACCCATCGCATCCGCGCATGTCTGGCAGGATTTTGAAGCAGACTATATACCTTGAACCCTATCAGAACGTCTATCTCTTTGGTCTCGACAAACCTCTCTTCATGTCGCAGAGAAGGGCGAAGAGGCGTAAAGATCTGACCTACGTCTCGCCTGCGACTATGGAGCGAAGGATCCGCTACGAAGTTACGTCGGCTATATCGGACACTATCGCGGAGGAAAAGATAGACGTTAAGACCTATCTACAGCTACCCGCCCGACTATCGCCGAAGATCGTCGAACTCGTCCGCAGCCTTACTTCCACAAAGAGCCAGGAAGAATCCGTGAGCGCTATCTTTCGCTATCTTAAGAGCGGACAGTATGGATATTCTCTCGAGAGCCTCCCTGTGTCCAAGAATCCGCTTGAATCTTTCCTCTTTGAAACAAAGCGTGGAAATTGCGAATACTTTGCCTCTGCCATGGCCGTTATGCTGAGGATCGCGAAGATCCCCTCAAGACTTATCGGAGGATACCACGGCGGCTATTACAATGATATGGGAGATTATTATATAGTCCCGCAGAAGACCGCCCATGTCTGGGTGGAAGCCTTCATTGCAGGAAGGGGATGGGTGCGCTTGGATCCTACGCCTGCATCCACGGATGTCTACACCTTTCCCGGGAAAAATACGTTTCTTCACTTACAGATTTTTTTCGACACCATCAACTATTACTGGTATGGCATCGTGATCAATTACAATCTTGAAAAGCAGTTATCTATCGCCCACACTTTCATGACAGGATTCAGGAAACCTTCTTTCAATCTCTCTCTTAGCAGACGGCGCATTTTAGCAATCGTCCTGGTTCTCGCCCTTACGACCTCTATCATCTTTCTCGCCAGACGATTCTTGCTCAACAAAATGACGCCCGAAAACAGAGTCATCGGGCAGTTCTTGAGAAGAATGGAGAAGCATGGCTATAACAGAAGAGATTGCCAGGGTCTTGAGGAATTTGTCGCCTCCGTTGCTGATAGTGAGGTCAGAACATATGCGTGCCGCTTCGTGACGGAGTTTGAAAAAACCTACTATCATGATAAGAAATTCGATAGAGGAAAGATTAATGCTCTCAAAGAAATCATTCGACAGATACCGTCCAGGGTATGA
- a CDS encoding DUF58 domain-containing protein yields the protein MSLSGLFGKANLSKLDFAIDMPREIYAGAPVPIRITLNNKKRFLPAFLVRLKTDKFDALFPFTDAADTSSLNTDISFPKRGLHTIQDSHIYSVFPFNFFTRFKDTGRSVSCIVFPSLKPCELFTVYPVETRGRGERLSDALGYESDIVSIREYVRGDPFKYIHWKATAKTGKLKTKELSSLSYRPVIIDFEKVAVKDIEERLSSLAYTIVQLSKKNIPVGLKIDGRFYPPEASPSHRLNLLRELALYGTNTRINSAGTLVPDAIPNHTSG from the coding sequence ATGAGCCTCTCCGGCCTTTTCGGAAAAGCAAATCTTTCTAAACTTGATTTCGCCATCGATATGCCCCGAGAAATCTACGCGGGCGCCCCGGTTCCGATAAGAATCACCCTCAACAACAAAAAGAGGTTTTTGCCCGCCTTTCTCGTCCGACTGAAGACAGATAAGTTCGACGCCCTGTTTCCGTTTACTGACGCGGCCGACACGTCGTCTCTTAATACGGACATCTCCTTTCCAAAAAGGGGATTGCATACCATACAAGATTCTCACATCTATTCCGTGTTCCCCTTTAACTTCTTCACACGTTTCAAAGATACGGGTCGGAGCGTGAGCTGTATTGTATTCCCTTCGCTTAAACCTTGCGAACTCTTTACGGTCTATCCGGTCGAAACGAGGGGACGCGGAGAACGGCTCTCGGACGCGTTAGGTTATGAATCGGACATTGTGTCTATCAGAGAATATGTGCGGGGAGACCCTTTCAAATACATACACTGGAAAGCTACGGCAAAGACGGGCAAACTCAAGACAAAAGAGCTCTCTTCCCTTTCATACAGGCCTGTAATCATAGATTTTGAAAAGGTGGCAGTCAAGGATATCGAAGAAAGGCTTTCGTCTCTCGCTTACACCATTGTTCAACTGTCAAAAAAGAACATTCCCGTAGGGTTAAAGATAGACGGAAGATTCTATCCACCCGAAGCTTCACCGAGCCACAGACTTAATCTTCTCAGAGAACTTGCCCTGTACGGAACGAACACGAGAATCAATAGCGCCGGTACGCTCGTGCCCGACGCAATACCGAATCATACTTCAGGCTGA
- a CDS encoding MoxR family ATPase, which produces MGPNSHKIDFIKSSLSTYLQGKEEPLNLSLISFFSRGHLLIEDLPGLGKTTLAIGIAKSLGLTFGRIQCTSDLLPTDITGLSIYNKTAGEFEFHPGPIFNNIVLCDEINRATPKTQSALLEAMEEKQVTIEGRTYKLPKLFSVIATQNPAEQFGTFPLPESQLDRFMMKISIGYPSRDAEREILKIGSKREDIYLIDPVVNQDDVAAIQDEITKTVYISDKILEYTLLILHATRESDYLSAGLSTRGALTITNTAKTNAYFHGRDFVIPEDIKELAEYTISHRVIFKEEYENINKREVIRSIVNAIPIPL; this is translated from the coding sequence ATGGGGCCCAATTCGCATAAGATAGATTTTATAAAGAGCTCGTTATCCACTTATCTTCAGGGAAAGGAGGAGCCGCTTAACCTATCGCTTATCTCTTTTTTTTCACGAGGCCACCTTCTCATAGAAGATCTGCCCGGCTTGGGAAAGACCACGCTCGCTATCGGCATAGCAAAATCTCTGGGCCTCACATTTGGGAGAATTCAGTGCACAAGCGACCTGTTACCCACAGACATTACCGGACTGTCCATATACAACAAAACGGCCGGGGAGTTTGAATTCCATCCAGGCCCCATATTCAATAACATAGTGCTCTGCGATGAAATAAACAGGGCGACACCAAAAACGCAGAGCGCTCTCCTCGAGGCCATGGAAGAAAAGCAGGTAACCATCGAGGGAAGAACATACAAACTTCCAAAATTATTCAGCGTCATCGCCACTCAGAACCCGGCTGAACAATTCGGTACGTTTCCTCTTCCTGAGTCACAGCTCGATAGGTTCATGATGAAAATCAGTATCGGTTATCCTTCGCGGGACGCGGAAAGAGAGATACTGAAGATAGGCAGCAAACGGGAAGACATATATCTCATTGACCCGGTCGTAAACCAGGACGACGTGGCCGCGATACAGGACGAGATAACAAAGACCGTTTATATTTCGGACAAGATTCTTGAATATACCCTCTTAATACTCCATGCTACACGAGAGAGCGATTATCTCTCCGCCGGCCTATCCACGCGGGGCGCCCTCACCATCACGAATACTGCGAAAACGAACGCGTACTTTCATGGAAGGGATTTCGTCATTCCCGAAGACATCAAGGAACTCGCGGAATATACCATATCGCACCGGGTAATATTTAAGGAAGAATACGAAAACATCAACAAAAGGGAGGTCATAAGATCCATCGTAAACGCAATACCAATACCCCTGTAA